The region TACTTGCACTGCAGCTACAATGTTTTGTGCTATTTCTTGAGCCTTTTGATCATCAGTTTTTTGGGCATCCACAAAGGCACGAATCTCTCTACCGGCTTGCATGACAAATGCTTTTTCTACACCATCCTGATTTAAAGCTGCTTCTTCCAATGTTTTCATACGTGCCAAGTATTCTTCCAAAGGCTCATGGTGACGTGCTCCTGGTCGCGCAGCAGATATGGCGTCAGCTAATTGCACTACTCTAGCCTCAACACTTCGATACGGTTCTATTTCGTGATGGGCAAAAATAGAATGCACAATATCGGGATGTAAATGGTATTCAAGGGCTATGTCTCTACCAATAGCATCATGAGCACCAGCAATATCAGCATCGATACCTTTACCGATATCATGTAGCAAACCACCAACAATACAAATATATGGATCACAACCAAGTTCTTCAGCAAACATTCTTCCTAATACGGCCACTTCAATAGAATGACGATAAATATTCTGACCAAAACTAGTACGATAATCTAATCTTCCTACCAATTTCATCAATTCTGGAGGGAAATCTTTGATACCTAGATAATCACATGCTTTTTTACCGATACGCAACATTCTTTGTTCAGTAAACTTTTGAGTTTCTAGTAAGGCTTGTTCTAAATGTAACTTGGTGTTTTTTTTCATTCTTTCTAATGCGCCTTTGATAATATATCTACGCCATAAGTCATAGCCAAATACGCGTACCCGATAATCAGCGCTATACTCTAATTTCAGTTCACTACCAAGAGATTTCTGTAAATGAATAATTTTGCTCATCTGTTCATCGCCAATAATGCGTTCAAATTCTTTGGCGGTAAATTCAATTTCAATAAGAGTTGGATCGCGAGTACTTTCGCCATTATATCGTTGGTGGATAACGTTCATGATTGCTTTCGCTTTGTCTTCGATGTGGTCCTCCATTACTAGTAAAGACTTTTCTAATCTTTGCTGTTGGACACTTTCTTCTGTCGTGCAATAGTGCTTTAAGTGTTTTTGCCATAGTTCACTACCGGAAAACTTAGCCGTCTTTTCTAAAGCTTCAATCTGCATTAGTTCTGTTTTCTGATAATTATCAATGTGTATTTCTCTTTGTTCTTGCTCAAGAGTAAAGAGCTTTCTTAGCTCTGCAAGGTTTTTTTCTTGAAGAAGTAACGATTCTTCATTATTCAATAACTTTTGTTCTTGATCTTCTAGAAGCTCTAGAGCACTTTTTTCTCTACTTTCAAATAAAGCCTGTTTGGCTCCCTGCTCACTCTGGGCCTTCTGATCGAGTAACTTCGCTCTAAGTTGGGCTTGCTCAATAATAGTCTTAGCACTGTGAGCGGTACTAGATAATGAACTTCTCTGAGTGCAATAGTTGATAAATAAGGCCACACCTACACCGATGCCTGTGCCAACAATTAGTCCCCATAAATCCATAACTTCGATCTTACAACATTTTTACTATATAGAAGATCATTCTATTGGCAAGAGAGCTAGAAAAATTATAGATTGGACCTGACCAGGAAAATACTCAAACATGAAGCTCCTAAAACTTTCACTAGTAATTTTGCTCGCAGCGCTGCCAATTTTAATTTATCGATATTCAAATGGTCAGTATCTCGAAATTATTTCATCAGCAGGAAAAAACGTTTTTCAGGTAGAATTAGCTACTACACCAAAAGAATTACAATTTGGCCTAATGTACAGAAAGGAGTTGGCTGATGATCAAGGGATGCTGTTTATATTTGAGCGTCCGGCCATACAATCTTTCTGGATGAAAAATACCTATATCCCTTTGGATATAATTTTTATTAGTGATGATTGGCGAATA is a window of Candidatus Abawacabacteria bacterium DNA encoding:
- a CDS encoding DUF192 domain-containing protein, with the protein product MKLLKLSLVILLAALPILIYRYSNGQYLEIISSAGKNVFQVELATTPKELQFGLMYRKELADDQGMLFIFERPAIQSFWMKNTYIPLDIIFISDDWRIINIAENSGPCLLDPCTMYYSSGPAKYVLEIKAGLSKEKQIQVGNQVYWPH
- a CDS encoding HD domain-containing protein; amino-acid sequence: MDLWGLIVGTGIGVGVALFINYCTQRSSLSSTAHSAKTIIEQAQLRAKLLDQKAQSEQGAKQALFESREKSALELLEDQEQKLLNNEESLLLQEKNLAELRKLFTLEQEQREIHIDNYQKTELMQIEALEKTAKFSGSELWQKHLKHYCTTEESVQQQRLEKSLLVMEDHIEDKAKAIMNVIHQRYNGESTRDPTLIEIEFTAKEFERIIGDEQMSKIIHLQKSLGSELKLEYSADYRVRVFGYDLWRRYIIKGALERMKKNTKLHLEQALLETQKFTEQRMLRIGKKACDYLGIKDFPPELMKLVGRLDYRTSFGQNIYRHSIEVAVLGRMFAEELGCDPYICIVGGLLHDIGKGIDADIAGAHDAIGRDIALEYHLHPDIVHSIFAHHEIEPYRSVEARVVQLADAISAARPGARHHEPLEEYLARMKTLEEAALNQDGVEKAFVMQAGREIRAFVDAQKTDDQKAQEIAQNIVAAVQVSDAVRSGEVKIQVIRELDVFAYAGIKRKSTSYKAKR